One part of the Janthinobacterium sp. 17J80-10 genome encodes these proteins:
- the maiA gene encoding maleylacetoacetate isomerase, which translates to MKLYSYYRSSASFRVRIALNLKGLPYEYLPVHLVRNGGEQLAEAYRAINPDGLVPALADDGQLLSQSLAIIEYLDETHPLPALLPAKPADRAHVRAVALQLACEIHPLNNLRVLKYLKHTLGVSEDEKSAWYRHWVTSGFAALEKRLANDPRTGKLVYGDQPTIADLCLVPQVWNARRFDIPLDAYPTITRICDHAMTLEAFRKAEPAAQPDSE; encoded by the coding sequence CTGAAGCTCTACAGCTACTACCGCAGCTCGGCATCCTTCCGGGTCAGGATTGCCCTGAACCTGAAGGGCTTGCCGTACGAATACCTGCCGGTTCACCTGGTGCGCAATGGCGGCGAGCAACTGGCCGAGGCTTACCGGGCCATCAATCCGGATGGCCTGGTGCCGGCGCTGGCGGATGATGGCCAGCTGCTGTCGCAGTCGCTGGCCATCATCGAATATCTCGACGAGACCCATCCGTTGCCGGCGCTGCTGCCAGCCAAGCCTGCCGACCGCGCCCATGTGCGGGCTGTCGCGCTGCAGCTTGCCTGCGAAATCCATCCGCTCAATAACCTGCGCGTGCTGAAGTATCTGAAGCACACGCTGGGCGTGTCCGAGGATGAAAAATCGGCCTGGTATCGGCATTGGGTGACTTCCGGCTTCGCCGCGCTGGAAAAACGCCTGGCAAACGACCCGCGCACCGGCAAGCTGGTCTACGGCGACCAGCCGACCATCGCCGACCTGTGCCTGGTGCCGCAAGTGTGGAATGCCCGGCGCTTCGACATCCCGCTGGATGCCTATCCGACGATTACGCGCATCTGCG